Sequence from the Prinia subflava isolate CZ2003 ecotype Zambia chromosome W, Cam_Psub_1.2, whole genome shotgun sequence genome:
ATATTCTGACAAGAACTGAAACACTCTCCATATCACTCCTGCCCTTCTGGGTTCTCTTTTGCCCCACTATACCAATTCTGCAAATCCACACAAATACTGCACCACAGTAGAACAGAAGACACAGACTAGACTAAGAATCATTCCCCCATGGTGAAGCTACCTTAAATGCATATTGGATTACAGCCTCAGTAATTTTAAGTTTTGCTCActataaataaaaccacatgATTTTTGAGTCCTGGGGATTTATGTATAACTTCTTCAACTGGCaaagtaaaaagcaaaacaaagcaagaactTATGAACAACATAGTAAGCTTACTCTAGGATGGAGACATAAAGAGACATTTAACCACTTATAATTAATGCTTATAAGAGCATGCTTATGCGCTTTtcataaaaaaggcaaattcaTATTTGCTTATTCATGAAAATATGAAGTAAATGTCATCaacaataaattaattttgaataaGAAGTATATTCTTCCCATACTTACATCACTTAGGTAAATAATTGATGATCTCAGAAATAAGAACCATGGGATTCTCAACAATCAGATCTGCTTTTCACAGCAGGATGCACTGGCTCCTTCACTTACTTTTCTCCTAAATTAATTGCCAATAAGGCAACAGCAAGATATCATCTGTCTAAAATGAAGTTTATTACACACTTTTATTGTTGTCTTACTACTTAACTGCATAATGTAAATTTTTGTAACACTGCAGAAAATCCCAGTGCTGGTGGAAAAATGACCATTTTATAGATGTTTTCCTAATTTCAATTTCTAATTAAGAGCATTTTCACCAATTCTTGACAAGATAGGGATCaaccactttaaaaaaaaaatgtaaagaactGTATTAAACACTTCCTGCTGCAATCACACCATAGTTTCCTCTTAATGCTCTTGAATTCCCTGGCTGCTCCACTTGCAAGATCTAATTATGCTTGGGAGTTAGAAGACATGATGGAGAGAGAGACTGGAGAACAGGGCTGCTGCTGACTTTCACACTCCATGCCACGGCAACCTGACCCTAAACActttaatactctgcttgtcTCCAGATTCGCTAAGCCATGGGCTCCCATTATGGCTTCAACTTCTACCAAATCAGAAAAAAGCAGCTAATCAAGCTACTGCCTCAGTTTCCAGTTTTTCCGATCTAATGCTCTTCTGTGTTTCTTATTCCTGACATTTTAACTGTGtgtgtacatacacacacaatTACATAAACATACACACGATTCAGAAAGTTTTGGAGTTGCATTGATCAAATAAGATCCTTCTCCGGCCCTGCAAAAAGAACCCTTCTGTTATCTTTTCTAGATAATCAACTCTTAGGTAACAGAGCCACCGACTGCAAAGTGATAACTCCTTGCTACCTTTTCCACCAAGCATAAAAAACACACGTGAGAAACTGAAACTACATTCTGGGCTGAAAGTTCAGAATTATCCCCTCCAAAGACTTTGATGCAAGAGGAAAGGCTATTAGGGGGTTTGGGTTAAAAATAACCTATTAGAGAGGTACTATAAGAAATACTGGAAAAACTGCCTCTAGTTTGGAGACAATACCACATGCAACACCTGCTTGTCACACAACACCACAGAATTTCCATGCTTTAAGAACagtaaacaaaacacaaattgGCACACTTAAAACAGTAATTGCCAGGGTGTGGAATAACTCCCAGGGGCACAAAATTTACACAGCATCTACAGTTTTCTTCCTCCAACAACACAGACGAGCTCGGGCGCTGCCCTCCCTGTCCGGCCGCCCAGCACCCCCGGAGCGGGGCGTACGAGCCGGGCCGACCCCGATCCGCTGGACACTGCCGGTGCTGCCCGGGGAAGGGCGGCCGCTCCCGCGGGGTGACACGTCGGACGGGACGGAGCAGGAGGCGCGACCCGGCCCTCCCCGAACCCGGGCCCAGAGGCTGCCCCGGCCCAGTCCTCACCTGCCGGCGACGCCGCTGCGGCCCCAGGGGCGTCGTGCTGCGGGGGACGGAAGGGCAGGAcgaagggagggaaggggtgaCGATGGaggccgggcggggcggcgccGGTGGCCCCTCTCaagctttattttcttccttccccggtggcagcaggagccggAAGCGCCGGGCCGGAAAGGGGATGACGGCGGCGGCCTCTCTTGGCCGTCATGTCTATGGTCGCAGCCATTGCAACCACCGCCAGCACCGCCCaggaggctgctccagccccgccGAGTGCCGTGCCCGTGAGGTCGGGCCGCCGGCCGGGAAAGCAGCCGGAGCGGCACAGAGGAAGCCTGCCCGGCTGCGGGCGCGGATGAGCGCGCCTGGGAGACGCTGCTCGGTGCCATGGCAGAGGCTCTGCCCGAACACAcagtgaggaggaaaaaaccatATCTATCGAGGAGAAAATTGACATAAGCGCCGCGGAGAGCGGCAAGAAAAAGGAGGACATTGCAGCCAAGTATGGCATCAAGAGGAACTCCCTGTCTTCGATTAagaagaataaggaaaaagtTTTGGAAGCCTTTGAAACTTTACGGTTTGATCCTAAAAGGAAAAGACTGAGGACTGCTTTTTATGCCGACCCGGAGGAGGCATTGATGAAGTGGTACTGAGTTGCACAGTGCTTGAATGTACCGGTCAATGGCCCTATGTTGCGCCTTAAGGCGAATGATTTTGCCCAGAAGCTTGGACACTGATTTTAAATGCAGTAGTGGCTGGCTCGATCGTTTCAAGTCGAGGTATGGTTTAGTTTTCAGAGCTCAGCCTGTAGAAGCAGCTGCTACATCTACAGTGGGTGCTCCAACTCTTTGGTaccaaaatgtgtttctttattATGTAAATTATTATCAGccaaaaaatgtgttttacatACAGGAGACTGGGTTGTTTTATCAGATGTTACCACATAACACGTTTGCATTTAAAGGGGAAACTTGTCCTGTAGGTAAACAAAGCAAAGGGAGCATCACTGTAGTGGTGGGTACAAATATGGATGGCTCTGAGAAACTCCCACTGCTCATTATAGGAAGAAGCAAAAGTCCACGCTCTTTCAAAGATGTGAAATCGCTGCCAGTGGATTATGAAGCAAATGATAGGGTGTGCATGACTTCAGGACTCTTTGAACAGTGGATGCATAAACTCGATAACAGATTTCAAGGACAGCAGTGCCAAGTGGTTATTGTTGTTGATTCTCTTCCAGCTCACACAGAAGTCAAGAACCTGAAGTCTGTCAAATTAGTGTTCTTTCCTCCAGACTCTTCTTCATATATAGCTATGAAAGAAAGGACTATCATAAGTCTGAAGGTTAAATACAAGCACTGTCTTATCAAGAGATTTGTTGACTGTGTTGAAAGTAATAAAGAGTTTATGCTGATCCTTCTTGATGAAATTGAGATGCTGTACCTGTGCTGGAGGGAAGTAACACCAGAGACTATTGTAAAAAGTTACAATGGAGCAACTTTCAAATTAGAAACTGAGACAAATGATAATCACAATGAGGTTGAAAGTGATTTTGATTTGATTGCACATGCACGGACATCTGCAGTAGAGTTCCCAGAAGGTTTGTCTTTGGAAGAATATGCAGCTCTAGGTGATGGCTTGATAACTTATGAAGTGCCCACAAATAATGAAAGGATGTGTGCCAAAGAAAGTGCATCAGATAAAACTGAGACATTTGTTGGTGATGAAGATAAGGATGGTGATCGACTTCAGGGAGCTAAACAGCTTTTACCATCCAAAAATGAGGCTTTGAATGCTTTAGATACCCTTTGAAAGTTTCTCAGAAGTCCAGACACAGATGATTCTCTTTACGATTCCCTAGCTGACTTGGAGAATTTTATTCAACATGTAACatgtgaataaatattttagcaaaGTGGGAAAGTAtgtaattggaaaaaaataaattttataatCAAAGGTAGGCAGTTTAATAACAAGCATTGCTGAAATGTTCTCTGGTGTGTTTTGCTCAGGTGCCTAGATGAACATAACAAAACTATGAAAAAAGGGCTATGAACTGAAGTTTTTCACAAAATCAGGAGCAAATAACACATACTTGAGGTGGAGAGAGGGAGTAAGCTGAACCCTTAAAATGCTAATTGTAGTAAGTACAGTGGAAGCAAGAGAAATTCTTTGAGCAGTTTGGTGCACTCAGGATAAACTGTTGACCACTTGAAATTCTTTATTCAAGAAGAGAATAGAACTTCTACACATCAATAATTTCACCAGTGTTTTTGGCGTTTTGACAGTGGAGTAGTAAATGTTTATGACCTTGGTGCTTTTGATACATAAACACAAAATTGACtaacacagaaaatacatgaaatatttttcacccTTCATAAAGAATTCTGGCCATCATTTACTCTTGCAGCAGATGATGAACAGCAGAAAGTTACCACAGCTTTGaatgtgttgttttgttttcttaaaactgCTCATGTGTGGATACACTCGAATGGCATAATTATTTATCCAAGAGtcaaaagacaaacaaacatTTACTTGGTCTTTGAAGAGGTCAAAAAGGAAGGtaattctctccttttcagcCTTTTTGGTGCATAGATTTGATGTAGGGTTTTCTGTGCAACTCCATGTATTTCTACagtaaattcagaaaaaaaacagtaTTTGCAGTAAAAACCTCACTGAGCTCGTTTTATTTTCAGTACCTGGAGGCTTTGCTGTAGGATTCATTGCACTAATGTGGTTTATCACTATAAGTCCCATTAACTAGGGTGCTGTTTGCATGATTGCCGTGTGAAGTTGTGTAAATCACGGTACATTCACATGTCTTTGAATATGCATTTCAAACAATGTAATCATATCAGAGCCAAAATCCACAGTATATATGACCGTCTGTCACAGATGACACGCAAAGAACTGCACGAGGGCACGCTGGtgaacaaagcaggaaaaggggcgagtttatttactaaactcaattttatacatttcctatggtgcccgtggattagaggatggaattccacctctcaaaccacattggtcaatCCAACTGTCAATCAGTGT
This genomic interval carries:
- the LOC134563415 gene encoding tigger transposable element-derived protein 4-like, translating into MYRSMALCCALRRMILPRSLDTDFKCSSGWLDRFKSRYGLVFRAQPVEAAATSTVGAPTLWYQNVFLYYVNYYQPKNVFYIQETGLFYQMLPHNTFAFKGETCPVGKQSKGSITVVVGTNMDGSEKLPLLIIGRSKSPRSFKDVKSLPVDYEANDRVCMTSGLFEQWMHKLDNRFQGQQCQVVIVVDSLPAHTEVKNLKSVKLVFFPPDSSSYIAMKERTIISLKVKYKHCLIKRFVDCVESNKEFMLILLDEIEMLYLCWREVTPETIVKSYNGATFKLETETNDNHNEVESDFDLIAHARTSAVEFPEGLSLEEYAALGDGLITYEVPTNNERMCAKESASDKTETFVGDEDKDGDRLQGAKQLLPSKNEALNALDTL